In Bacillus solimangrovi, a single genomic region encodes these proteins:
- a CDS encoding cupin domain-containing protein, with protein MAIVKVRNTGEVISGEENVKQFFDQFDVLYEHWDVEKLSEDLRGNCKINDSQKEEVLQVFDTDIRSLAERRGYKNWDVVVLNDQTPDLEAILKKFEKVHTHTEDEVRAITAGSGTFIIKGDEQTGYFDVDLTAGDVISVPENTPHFFTLSDERQVVAVRLFIDQTGWVAHPYEEVEQR; from the coding sequence ATGGCAATTGTTAAAGTGAGAAATACAGGTGAAGTAATTTCAGGGGAAGAGAATGTGAAGCAATTTTTCGATCAGTTTGACGTTTTATATGAGCATTGGGATGTAGAGAAGCTATCAGAAGATTTGCGTGGAAATTGTAAGATTAATGATTCACAAAAGGAAGAAGTGTTACAAGTTTTTGATACAGACATTCGTTCTCTTGCCGAGCGAAGAGGGTATAAAAATTGGGATGTTGTCGTCTTAAATGATCAAACTCCTGACTTAGAAGCAATCTTAAAAAAGTTTGAAAAAGTGCACACTCATACAGAAGATGAAGTACGTGCCATTACAGCAGGCAGCGGTACATTTATCATTAAAGGAGATGAACAAACAGGTTATTTTGATGTGGATCTAACAGCAGGTGATGTTATCTCTGTTCCTGAAAATACACCACATTTCTTCACGTTATCAGATGAACGTCAAGTTGTCGCAGTTCGCTTATTTATCGATCAGACAGGGTGGGTTGCACATCCGTATGAAGAAGTTGAGCAACGTTAA
- a CDS encoding class I SAM-dependent methyltransferase translates to MTHSYIDMLASFGVHSAHPGGIDFSKQCLKNEQIDEQSVILDAGCGLCETSAWMADNFDCEIYALDNHKHMLERAKSLLPKELSSINLVNGSVEKMPFSDETFDLVLSESTASFTNTSETLSEYYRVLKPGGTLLAIEMTNSEADNDIIRDYKSFYHINELYSKTEWVDALTNAGFSSIVASPVPPNKGFTQLSPSENIPAEHIQLLNHHQNLVEKSNNKIVGYLYRSKKSSKS, encoded by the coding sequence ATGACACATTCTTATATCGACATGCTTGCAAGTTTCGGTGTGCACAGTGCACATCCTGGAGGAATTGATTTCTCAAAGCAATGCCTTAAAAATGAACAAATCGATGAACAGTCTGTTATTTTAGATGCAGGTTGTGGGCTGTGTGAAACGAGTGCATGGATGGCAGATAACTTTGACTGCGAAATTTATGCATTAGATAACCATAAACATATGCTTGAAAGGGCAAAATCACTACTTCCTAAAGAGCTTTCATCGATTAACCTCGTGAATGGTAGTGTTGAAAAGATGCCTTTCTCAGACGAAACTTTTGATCTTGTCTTATCAGAAAGTACCGCTAGTTTTACAAATACTTCAGAAACGTTAAGCGAATATTATCGTGTCCTTAAACCAGGTGGTACATTACTAGCTATTGAAATGACAAACTCTGAAGCTGACAACGACATCATTAGAGATTACAAAAGTTTCTATCATATAAACGAGCTCTATTCTAAAACTGAATGGGTCGATGCCTTAACGAACGCAGGTTTTTCTAGTATCGTTGCCTCACCTGTGCCTCCTAATAAAGGTTTTACACAATTATCACCAAGTGAAAACATTCCTGCTGAACATATACAGTTATTAAATCATCATCAAAATTTAGTCGAAAAATCGAACAACAAGATTGTAGGATATCTATATCGTTCTAAAAAGTCCTCAAAATCGTGA
- a CDS encoding methyl-accepting chemotaxis protein produces MIDSLRTIATSINHLTEDAKKDAHILQDQAETSANVSTVITSAMDEVSSGSELLSTDLVNMSNHVNDNVSSINTMNENLTTISDHSRKTMEASEHGRHAMEEIRGSMQTIVKQSNESSHLMKSLDTRLHQISDITQLIHDISEQTNLLSLNASIEAAQAGEHGRGFAVVAQEVKKLAQQSSEAVDSVSTLIQEIQADSKKSLAYIEENQSSIDDGAKLVHKSEESFVRISDFVKELSTDIDHIALESDKLTESSKEILDSIERITSVSQTTTAGVEEVMGTSVEQQNTVEKVNNISTNLRKLTEQLQKSVSTFKLEQENDTEHE; encoded by the coding sequence ATGATTGATAGCTTACGGACAATTGCTACAAGCATCAATCACTTAACAGAAGATGCGAAAAAAGATGCACACATTCTTCAAGACCAAGCTGAAACCTCTGCAAATGTTTCAACAGTGATTACAAGTGCAATGGATGAAGTATCTTCAGGCTCAGAGTTATTAAGTACTGACCTCGTGAATATGTCAAATCATGTGAATGATAATGTATCATCGATCAATACGATGAACGAAAATCTAACAACGATTTCTGATCACTCAAGAAAAACGATGGAAGCATCCGAACATGGGCGTCATGCAATGGAAGAAATACGTGGTAGCATGCAAACCATTGTTAAACAGAGCAATGAATCTTCACATCTGATGAAGTCACTCGATACACGCTTACATCAAATTAGTGACATCACACAGTTGATTCACGATATCTCTGAACAAACAAACTTACTTTCACTAAATGCATCCATTGAAGCAGCACAAGCTGGTGAACATGGACGTGGATTTGCAGTTGTAGCTCAAGAAGTGAAGAAGCTCGCCCAACAAAGTAGTGAAGCAGTCGACAGTGTCTCAACGTTAATTCAAGAAATTCAAGCTGATTCGAAGAAAAGCTTAGCCTATATTGAAGAAAATCAATCGTCAATTGATGACGGAGCCAAGCTCGTTCATAAGAGTGAAGAGAGCTTTGTACGCATCAGCGATTTTGTCAAAGAATTATCAACTGACATTGATCACATTGCTCTTGAAAGTGACAAACTAACCGAAAGTAGCAAAGAAATACTAGATTCCATTGAACGGATAACTAGCGTTAGTCAAACGACTACAGCTGGCGTTGAAGAAGTGATGGGCACATCCGTTGAACAGCAAAATACAGTTGAGAAAGTGAACAACATTTCAACGAACCTACGCAAGCTAACCGAACAATTACAAAAATCCGTTTCCACATTTAAACTCGAACAAGAAAATGATACTGAGCATGAGTAA